The following proteins are co-located in the Styela clava chromosome 15, kaStyClav1.hap1.2, whole genome shotgun sequence genome:
- the LOC144411673 gene encoding E3 ubiquitin-protein ligase DTX3L-like, with amino-acid sequence MNEFIRRLTTKPRENPSQMQNAGAGTFTTVTPSNSLKIIQRQPSNGVMLERVLGESLPGYKQWPTRELVFSFQAGEMMGKLYKAQEFVSYLPDSHEGWKVRYLINKAFQAGILFGVEEISQQNGRLIWNPDIPSKTNKTGGIANNGYPDLNYFQNLRDALNAKGIE; translated from the exons ATGAATGAGTTCATACGCCGCCTGACTACAAAACCCAGAGAGAACCCTTCTCAGATGCAGAACGCTGGGGCAG GCACTTTCACAACTGTTACGCCTTCCAATAGCCTGAAAATCATTCAAAGACAGCCAAGCAATGGAGTCATGTTGGAAAGAGTTTTGGGAGAATCGCTTCCCGGCTACAAGCAATGGCCAACACGGGAACTTGTATTCTCTTTCCAAGCTGGGGAAATGATG GGGAAGCTATACAAAGCTCAAGAGTTTGTTTCTTACCTACCTGACTCACATGAAGGATGGAAAGTTCGGTATCTCATAAACAAAGCTTTTCAAGCTGGAATACTCTTTGGAGTTGAagaaatttcacaacaaaatgGAAGATTAATATGGAATCCTGACATTCCCAGCAAAACCAACAAAACAGGAGGAATTGCAAA caATGGATATCCTGACTTGAACTATTTCCAGAATCTGCGTGATGCTCTGAATGCAAAGGGAATAGAGTAG